A stretch of DNA from Zootoca vivipara chromosome 16, rZooViv1.1, whole genome shotgun sequence:
ttggaattgcttttggacttgagaaatgaactgcggcaaaataatatattgttgcgtGAAAGTAATGCACAGTTGTGTGAATGGcgtgaaaggaatcagaattgtcaggacagagaaaaaggattaaCTCTAACAGAGAGTGAAGTCAAGCAAGAGGAACAATCATCAGTCTTGGACAGTGTAATTGAAATTACAATGAGAgaggagggcaggatccatactgggttCAGAATccaaagggaataaaaactgagaaagggctggaaaatggaattattgctggatggttttgtactacagcatttaaagaattggggaggcaccaggggatgattgaggaagaatggtgggtaggcagggacagggtgggagtggggtgaagggTAATAATGGGTGTAACTTTCTTGATTGATTTAGacggtccgaaactggaatgacttgtGGAACTTgctgaagaatctgggagaccctgagttcaggggaagggCAGTTGAATTTGCTATAATGTGTCTAAATGTTAGTATGatataagaattaatatttaaattcatggaaagtttttggtaaaaatttctaggctaaggggagaaacagaagggaaaataatttttgatttggataaattgattaattattggtggagaatagatatttttagaatagaatattcgagtgttaatgataaaatgtgttagattaatttaagatataagatgaaaactgctaaattggaattttaaaatgaacccagtgaggggggaattgaggaagtcaacaatgttaagcaaataatataagatttgagatgtttttcttttttatgtttttatgttttgagtttttgttcttttttgtgattttgtatttggaaaatgaataaaaattatttgggggagaaAAACCCAGAAGGGAAGCATTTCACATCAGCACTGGAGGGGGGCATTCTATGCCAATTTACGTCTCTCCCGCTACTCTGTAAAACTCCTCTCACAACCCCCAATTTCCAGCAATCACTCCGCTTACTCTGGGATCCTCTCcaagaaaaacattttcttggagagatacagtggtgcctcgcaagatgaatttaattcgttccgtgagtcaatttgttttgcgaaaaaaatcgtcttgcgaatcacggtttcccataggaatgcatcgaaatttcttttttttttgcccataggaatgcattaattaaatttcaatgcattcctatgggaaaccgtgattcgcaagatgaatttttcacaaaacgaatctgtcttgcgagtcaccatcagatcgcattcgtcttgtgaaaaatttgtcttgcagggcattcgtcttgcgaggtaccactgtacatctcacAAAAGTAGAGCAAAACAAAGGGGCAGGGAAAGCATTTGGGGGCCCCTCGAAACCCACTTCTACTAGCCCTTTTCCCATTTCCAGGAAGTATAGCTGCGCCAAGTTGACTTACTgcaatgagagagaaagaaaaagaattccaTTTGTTCCATCAggcctccccaacctggtgttatccagatgttttggacaactggCTCAGCCCACCGCCAGAAatcatgagaattgtagtccagcaacatctgggaggcactAGGTTTGACAAGGCCCTGTTTTCTATCCTGCCTGCTCCTTAACAGCAACCAGGAGCGATTCCATCTTCACTCATTCTAGGACTGCTGAATAGTCGTCAAAGTGGGCCTTCTCTTGGCGACCACGGCTGCCCTTGTTATCCATTCCCCTGGTGCTGTttttggagggaaggaaggaaggacagggcTCACGGTAATATGTAGCCCAGTATGTTGTGCGCCAAACCACAACTGAACAGGGatgcagagcaggagagagagagagcaggcatCCAAGATGCCCCCCggtacaaaacaaaaacaaaaaaacccaggtaGAATGCTCTATCTGTcacagagattcctgcatagcagagagttgggtcccttccagctcaaaGATTCTATGAAATCTATGAATGCTTggcatagttggggggggggggttttgtgTCCTTTGTCTGCATGGGCCAAGGGGATTTTCAGCCCTacaagaggcagaaagcacaggttTATGGGGTGAATCTGAAGTCTCCAGTTCACAAAGGCCCCAGGCTCCAGGCAGTGCTACTCCACGCTGAGGAATTTCCGCTTCTTGGCTGTGCGAGTGTATGGGTGCCAGCGCCACTCCACATCTGCTGTGCTCTCCTGCTCCAAAGTTCCCAGTTTGATCATATATACTGGAATAAGAGAAGAGCAGCTTTAGAGTCTCATCCAGCTCCATTTGAAGCAGACATGCAGCACCCACCAACCCCTAACTCTGCACAGTTCTGCCTGTTAGTCCATACACCCACCCGACTGCAGCCTTCTGAACTTTTGGCAGAAAACATGTGgacacataacaacaacaacaacaacaacaacaacaacaacaacaacaacaacaatttattatttataccacgcccatctggctggatttccccagccactctgggcagcttccaacagaaaaataaaacacagtaatctattaaacattaaaagcctccctgaacagggctgccttcagatgtcttctaaaagtctggtagttttcctctttgacatctgttgggagggcgttccacagggcaggcgccaccaccgagaaggccctctgcctggttccctgcaacttggcttctcgcaacgagggaaccaccagaaggccctcagtactggacctcagtgtccgggcagaatgatggaggtggagacgctccttcaggtatattggaccgaggccatttagggcttcaaaggtcagccagcaccaacactttgaattgtgctcggaaatgtacacAGACAACAAGGAAGAAGAAATGTGGACTAGCAAAGACCAGAGTCATATCTTGCAAGCACTTTCTCTATGCGCTTGAAGCATTTTGCACACCTTTATCTCAAACATGAGAATGGCTTTGCTGGAGCAGACAGGAGGCTCCCCTAGGCCAGTGGTCCAGTTCGCCAACCACCCCCAAGCAGGCGCCTCTGCAAGGTCTCAAACAAGGCCTGAAGGAGATGGCCATCACTGGGTGGGGGAACtgtccatcatccctgaacactggtcctgctggctgggagtCCAACATTTGTTCACTATGAAGCGCTATTGTGACTGAATAAACGGGTAAAAATGCTTCAAGTGCATCATAGTATTCTAAAGAACAGCAGTTCCACATAGGGCTCTTTTAAAGTGGCACTCAAAGGCAATCAGGCTTGTATGTATTGCAACCAAATATCTGGAAAAGAAgttcctctagagcaggggtggccaactcccgagagactgtgatctgctttcagaattaaaataatCTGGCAATGATCTACTCCCGCTTcaggaggttcaggtcaaagttgttgagctttttttagggaggggggaagccccgTTTTTATACAAATACTTTATTACAAGGgaagtttcatttttttttgggggggggggttaaggcaaGGGTCGAAGGGAAGAAGTCACTCACAATAATATCACTTTGAATGAAAACAGCCACTTCCCTTCCACTGGTCAAACAACAATGGAGGGGGTGAGGGAGTGGGGCAGGAGTCAGTTTCGctgaggaaagggagccagagatcgaCCTGCAATCTACAAAAACCTCACGggaatctaccagtagatcgtgatcgccctgttggacatccctgctctagagcataCAAAAGTAACTGTTAATCGTTTTTATGTAGTTGCAttatgtggtgtgttttttttaaattactattTGGCACActcttagcagttcgaaagcatactcTTAGCAGTtcagaaggtaaacagcatttccatgtgctgctctggtttcgccagaagcggctttgtcatgctggccgcattgacctggaagctgtatgccagctccctcgactaataacgcgagatgagcgcgcaaccccagagttggtcatgactggacctaatagtcaggggtccctttacctttacctagaagcgAATTgaggctgaacagcagcctgcCACTTTAATTTACTAATCAAGTATGGCATTCAAACGttgcaggagaaagaaaaaagaggcaaggCAGCAGCACCCCAAATTCTTGTGAAACAGGCAGCTTTAAATAGCTCCAGTCAGAGTCAAACTCCAGGCTCAAATATATCACATTCAACAGTTGGAGATTGCAACAGCTAGAGGTTTTTACACCCACCCACTTACCTAGATGAATGGGGGGCAGTtcaggggcacattccagccaggcaaaagtgcAGAGCTGAGCCGGGGAGTGGCTGTGGCTTGAGGAGTGCCTGCTGTGGAGGccaggagggccacattcccccctGGGCCTGGAGTCCCCCACCCTCTGCTCCAATATTCCATTTGTGGATTTGCACCAGGCCTTTCCAGTGTTCCAGGCAGCTGACTTACATTTCATCTCAAACCTTGGCCCAACCTCTGTGAGCTCTACGTTCCGGTGATCAGTCTTCTTGTAGACGTGGTGCCTGCCACAAAAACAGCATGTTTTGTTAGGAAGCTACTGCTGGAACAATCCCCAACAAGGCCAAACTCaccaactgcccccccccttttgctgctgCCCTCCCAGTGCCAGCCCCGGAGTTTGGCACAGAGTAGAAGAGAAGAGTGACAGGTCCCACAGCACAAGGAGACCTGGCTGAAATCAGACGCACTGTCTTTCTAGGCAAATGGGCAGCCTTTGTTTCCCACATATGCTGCAGTGAGCAAATAGCAATGCTTCTCCAAACACATGGAGGACTATGGAAGGAACTTGTTGAATTAGCACACTCGTGCCTTGCTCTACTTTGTGCTTTTTAGAATTTTCTATGGTCCTTTTGTCATATCGCAAAGTGACTCTGCTGGGTTGCAGTTTGTTGcgtttattcccctcccccccaaaagcccttTGCCACATCAGCGGAGAAGAGGTTGGAGGACAGCATTCTTGGGgggaccagcactttgaactgcagcctctccccccacccgcccTTGCAATTCACCCCCCACTTCAAAGAGAGTGAGTGTCTCTCCACCGCCCACGCCACACTTTTGCAACCTATCAATGGGAccaagaagagaaaagagaataTTGGCAGCCAGCCCCAGCAGAAACACAAGACAAGTTCCACCTACCGGAAGGAGATGTAGTCTTCTTGGTTGGCAAAGGTGATGACCCGTTTGCTGTCGTCTTTGGGAACTGGGAACAGGTACTTGAGAATGCTGGTGAGctgagaaggaagaagcagcaaaGAGAATGGGGGAAGACTTGTAGCTGGTAGAAAATGggacagatccacaccatacttttaaagcacatccagcACACCCTTcaagcacatcccccccccccccggaatcctggcaactgttgtttgttaagagtgctgggaactgtaactctgtgaggaggACACTACAGTGCTTTAAAGgtgtgttgaatgtgctttaaccGTATGGTGCAGATCTGCCCACGGAACATGTTTGGTGAATCCCAGAAGCAAGACCTTCCACCACTGGGGAAGCTCTGGCCTGCAGGCCTACAGGCCCATGAGACTGTTTCCCCCAAACCCTCCCCCAGAACCCTGGCATAAGATAGAGCGTTGGCTGGGTCAGCTACACAGATGATTGACAAGTGGGTGACCCAGCTAACCTGGCTTGTCcaggctggatccagcaggcccccacccctggcttaccCCTCCCCCAGTTTAGATAATAGGAGTTGGAGTGCAACAGCATTTGGAGAGGCTAGAGGGTAGCCATCTCTCCACACCCTCATAGACCCTTAGGTTGTAACCCTAAACCTGCCAGTACACTCAGTTGGACTTCCAAGTACAAAATACACAAGTTATTTTACCACTCAACAAAAACAACAAGTCTTGACCTGCGCTTCATAAGGAAGATGCTCCAATCTTTTAATCATTCGGGTTGCTCTTTCTGtactttcccaccccacccttgtaCTACAGGATCTTCATTTGAGCTGGGGGGACCAGAACCACAGTGGAACATACTGCACAGAATGCTAGACCAAGGTTTTGCCCTACGTGCACAAGACTGCATGGGCCAGAGCAAGACTTGGGCCCATGTTCTCCACCACatccctctccttttctccctttctcccagtCTTGGCTTCTTGTTGTGTATGAACCAGAGAGTGCCATTCATGACTGTTTTGAGTGTTTTattcttttacaatcaagcagtgtataaatgttatgaaataactaactaactaaggtTAGTTTAATAAGCCAActtcagaaaccatggtttgaagttgtctTGTTGAGAAACTGAGCAGAggtatttttttaagaaaccatGATCTCTGATTAGCATGCAAGGACAAGCAGAAATTAAGGGACGGTGACAGCAAACTATGCTAAAGTCCTCCTTCCAACTGCACAGAAGCATGCAAGCCTGTTGCGTTTGGACTTGTTCCAGTTTCACACAGAGCACTAAACCATGGTGTACTGTTACATATGAACAGGGCCAGTACCCCAAAGGCAGGCGCGCTACAGATTCATAGAAATACCTTATGCGTGCCCACTTTTCAATCACAAACACTGATTTTGCTCATTTTGACCTCCAAGTGCATCTTACCCGCTGCCCAAGACGGGAAGTGAAGTTGTGAAAGATGAGGTGTGGATGTGCCTCTGACATGGTGCCAATGTCTGGGATGTCATGGCGCATGACCACGTTGCAGAGCGTGAAAAAGGCAGTGGGGCCAAAGGGCAAGTGGCTGATGATGAGGCCATCTACATGGTGATAAAAAGGGGGGTAGGTTAGTCAGGTCCAATGTCCATCACCAGGGACTGCAAGCTGAGAATAAAATCCCCCGGTGGAAAAAGGCAATGGCTTGCTATCAGTGCGCTGCCAAATGCTATGGAGCTCAGGCACCAGTTCTACCTCCTGCTTATAGACACAGAAAACGGCCTTATACACAGAGTCCATctagcagggaaccaggcagagggccttctcggtagtggctcctgccctgtggaacaccctcccatcagatgtcaaagaaataaacaactattggacctttagaagacatctgaaggcagccctgtttagggaagtttttaattctgctggaagccgcccagagcggctgggggaaCCCTCCAGATGGGcagcctattatttatttatttgttattgctCCATCCTTTCTACTCTGACTGTCATTAGCTCACCAggttttctgaaagcagtttTTCCCATGCAAAACGTGCTCTACCCACTAAGCAGCAGCTACACGCCTAGCtatgggagccaccaccaaaaagcagGACTGCTCCAGATCACTCATACAAGTGAGCCATTCTACACACAGCATAGGCAAAGATTAAAAACTACTCCCACAATCTAACAAAGATAAATTGACAGTTCACACGTACCGGTAGCAACATTTGCTCTCAGCAACATTTATTTCAACTCTCTAATCGTGATGCAATCCACGTCACCCCAACCCACTCCCAGCCCCGGTCAAGCTACTCACCTGGGACCCCTCTGTGCTCATGCACCACCAGCAGGTCGGTGACCCCGTTTGCTTTGCAGGCGCGGACAAGGGCCCCCACTTCATGTCGGCCTCGGTTCATACGCTGGGCCCCAGGGAAGACCAGCTTGACCTCCTAAACAGGAAATAGGAGAGGGATCAGGAGGCATAACCAGCCAGAGTCAGGTGTAGGGTCACCCCGTGGTTAAGGACAGGTTGGCACCAGAATGCCTAAAATGCACACCCGCTAACCCGGAATCCCCTAGCCTTCATGCAACACAGATGATGAGAACAGGaggtgcactctgcacatgctcccgAGACATTCTGTTACTACTTCTCCACAGACCATAGCtcccaagtctcccgctgaaaaatgtgggatcagcagcggtgcggcaccggaagtgtACCACaccagggaccaggccacccgCGGGCACCCCACCGCCGTCAGCGCCAGCAGCAGCGCCACGCGGCGCAACAGCACCATGGCAAACACAACACACACGTGCGCTTGGCGAATGGAGCGCCCAGCCCGTCTGCACCGAAAGGCGGCAGCGCCGGCGCAAGCAGCAACCTCCGggttcccaccccttccttccttcccggcCGGGAGAAAGGCAGAGAGGTGGGGACTCTGTGACCAGGActccttcctgcactcaagcaaagctgccctctttccttccctcataAATGCAGCCTGGGACTGGCGCACGCACTCCTTTGGGAAACACCCCctacccttttcttttcttccccaggGGAGAAAGCAAAGGACTGCGTGCAGGCATGCCCAGGCAACCCCAGCCCTGTCTACTCAGGACTCATCCATGAATTCAgttcctggcaggtaggaaattcaggggatttccgggattttgttctgttcgggataacagcaggaaacggattaaaatccgggagtttcccgtgaaaaacgggagacttggcagctatgccacagtcCCAAGACGGGGCCCTGGCTCACACTCAAGCCTTTTGGTGTGTCTCCAACATAACCTTCCCAACTAGGCCCAGCAAAGACCTGCTAGCTAGACCTGGaagagatatacagtggtaccttgacatacGAATGCTCCGaattccgaaggtttcgacttacgaagttgacAACCCCAGAAGTTTTTTTGCTGCGCGTGCACCCCACACCTGCACAGAAGTGGTGCATGCGGTCTGCAAaatcgcacttcgcgcatgcgcacaatgaGCACttcggatcgccttcgtaagtcgaggtaccactgtatcatgggCTGATCCCAGAACTTCTTATCACCAAAATAGGAAACACCGGAGGCCTTGTTCCAAACCTCACTGCATGAGGTACTGCAGGCTGCTACTAAGAGCAGGGACTTTTCATCCATGGCACCTATCTTTGTAGAATGCTCTTCCAAGCAAGATCTCTATTATTTTAGGCACTTGGTGAAAAGGAGGATGCTGAAAGCGGCTTTCAGCCAAGTAAAAATTACTATTATAGGTGTTATTTGTTATGCTATGCTCTTTGGCTGCTGTCTGAATTGCTTGGGGGGCAGTTTAACTATGTTGCATTAACACTGTTCCATCACTGCTACTgttatttttatatgttgtgtGATGTCACATCCCTAGAAGTTGCCTTGAagctttccctttcattttttaagCTTTTAAAACAAGGAACGCATAACACTAAGCTGAGGAAGATGATTGATCCTGCCTCCTCCCCTATAATGGGCACATAGCTTTCccacccctcttcccccacctgcACATATACCTCTTCCTAAAAGGGAAGGAACAATTGCTGCTTGCTTACTTTGGCAAACATCTTGAGGCGGGAGCTGGGGTCGCGGGATGTAGTGACCATGATGCGAGgatcctccacacccgcccagcGGTACTCGTCATCCATGTGGCTTTTCACACCTACCACGGCAAGGCAAATTACAAAGGCAAGTGACAAATCCACAGACACTCTTAACAAGCAAGCACACACCCTGCAGCTGAACCTATCTAGAAACCAAACTTGGGTTACAgaaaagaactttttttaaaaagaaaacaagtggctcagtggttcaTCCATGCTCAGGGATTATTTGAAAACTTCTAAGGGTTTTGGCAGAGCACTTAGTGATTTTTCTGCTGGATGTAGCAATTGCAATCTGCTGTTAGATGTTATAGGATTTTTCTAGCTGCTTCATTTACttcttatatactgtatattattgcATAGTACTGTATTACAAATCTGAAATCCATAGAATTCAAAAATATCACTACGAATGCTTCTGTCTTCAACCACAAAACCACAGGCCAGTTTGGGAATGCCTCTACCAGAGTTCAGGGTTACCTGGAAACCACAAACTAAATGATTGGAGAAGGATAGGCTAGGGGTTCATCAGCAGAGAGGAAAACACATCATACACCTAGGGAATGTCCTCTTCATCCTCCGAGGCCGAGCCCGAGCATTTATAATTTAATTCTGGAGCAGCATTCCAATTCAAATCCAGATCTACAGGGTTCTGACAAGGGATTCAGAGGCAAGTTGTGCTAATGTGACAAATACAACACTTTCAAATGTGCCACATTTCAAGTGGAAATTACGGTAGTTGATTGATCCAATTAACTGGGCCTGATGCGCTTTGTAGTCCAAATCCTCTGGAAGGCTCCAGGTTAAGAAAGGCTGATTTATAAAATGCCATTGGTGAGCAGGGAATGCAATAGGGCAGCTAATTCCACCACTGTCCTCCTTCTGGTTGTTGTCTTCCTCCTTCCAATTCCCTTTCTGCCATTTTGTTCTCTGCTCACTAAGGGTAAAGGCTGCAGCTTCCCTCAAAGCCAGCAAAAGGATCTATTAGTGTTACCATTCTTGCCATTTTGCTCATATCAGCTACTCACCTTCTCCACCCTCATCATCAAATTCAAGAGCCTTCTGGAGCCCCAGAGCCTCCCTCCGCAATTCCGTGGGGATGAGGCAGTTCTCTGGAAGGGAAGAGGCAAGAGGAGTTACGAAAAGCAGACACAGCTGCAGAGCTCTTGACCAATATTACTGGCTTCAGGGATGCATTATAGGGAAATGCAAGACATACATTGTTAAACAGGCTTTTGAAGCCAAGTTATTACTTTATATcacccctttcctccaaagaactcatagaatcatagagttggaagagaccacaagggccatccagtccaaccccctgccaagcaggaaacaccatcaaagcattcctgacatatggccgtcaaacctccacttaaagacctccaaagaaggagacttcttggcagcaaattccactgtcgaacagctcttactgtcagaaagttcttcctaatgtttaggtggaatcttctttcttgtagtttgaatccattgctccgtgtccgcttatctggagcagcagaaaacaacctttctccctcctctatatgacatcctttcatatatttgaacatggctatcatatcaccccttaacctccagGCTAatcatactcagctccctaagccgttcctcataagccattgtttccaggcctttgaccatttggattgccctcttctggacacgttccagcttgtcaatatccttcttgaactgtggggcccagaactggacacagtattccaggtgaggtctgaccagagcagaatacagtgctactattacttcccttgatctagatgctatactcctattgatgcagcccagaattgcattggcttttttagctgctgcgtcacactgctgactcatgtcaagcttgtggtctaccaagactcctagatccttttcacatgcactgctctcaagtcaggtgtcacccatcctgtatttgtgcctttctttcttttttgtccaagtgtagtactttacatttcttcctattaaaattcatcttgtttgctttggcccagttgtctaatctgttaaggtcattttgaagtgtgatcctgtcctctggggtattagccacccctcccaatttggtgtcatctgcaaacttgctcaggatgccctcaagcccatcatccaagtcattgataaagatgttgaataagactgggcccaagacagaaccctgtggcaccccactagtcactactctccaggatgaggaggagccattgatgagcaccctttgcgttcggtcagtcagccagttacaaatccactgaatggtagcattgtctagcccgcattttaccagcttctttacaagaatatcatggggcattttgtcaaaggccttgctgaaatcaagataggctacatccacagcgttcccttcatctaccacaggg
This window harbors:
- the IMP4 gene encoding U3 small nucleolar ribonucleoprotein protein IMP4, which translates into the protein MLRREARQRREYLYRKAQEEKLRAIQEKKEKIKKALDENCLIPTELRREALGLQKALEFDDEGGEGVKSHMDDEYRWAGVEDPRIMVTTSRDPSSRLKMFAKEVKLVFPGAQRMNRGRHEVGALVRACKANGVTDLLVVHEHRGVPDGLIISHLPFGPTAFFTLCNVVMRHDIPDIGTMSEAHPHLIFHNFTSRLGQRLTSILKYLFPVPKDDSKRVITFANQEDYISFRHHVYKKTDHRNVELTEVGPRFEMKLYMIKLGTLEQESTADVEWRWHPYTRTAKKRKFLSVE